The proteins below come from a single Terriglobales bacterium genomic window:
- a CDS encoding 50S ribosomal protein L11 methyltransferase — translation MALSSLYRRSLEDQTAQPAFARAITSLVRPGDIVLDVGTGTGIHALLACRAGAARVYAVERENVIELARQTCARNGCGDRVCFVRGSIFEVELPERVDVAVCNMGLKELAQVMPSVAASFLKPGGKLIPFRADVLCAPVESAERAAEIASWGSRPLDFDFSIFLAATANSVLEQALQDTELLSPGQNFAALDFARDPGEMAAALSFRVARHGTMNGIGVWHVQHFADGISTTIGPPTRLSQVWGNQLLPLEQSFPVEAGDEVSIWLQTGTGGWGATWNWKVTVRDGGGNVRARTAQSTLFGDLHSKRALARTAPDFVPQLSSSGEAARLVLEGCAAGLAIAAIQRRLCARFPRLFPGGETAAAFVAEILEKYAP, via the coding sequence ATGGCCCTTTCCAGCCTTTATCGCCGGTCTCTTGAGGACCAGACGGCGCAGCCGGCCTTTGCCCGTGCCATTACCAGCTTGGTTCGCCCGGGGGACATTGTCCTCGACGTCGGCACCGGAACCGGTATCCACGCCCTGCTGGCTTGTCGTGCCGGGGCGGCGCGCGTCTATGCGGTGGAGCGCGAAAACGTGATCGAGTTGGCCCGCCAGACCTGCGCCCGCAACGGCTGCGGAGACCGCGTGTGCTTCGTGCGCGGATCGATCTTCGAAGTCGAATTGCCGGAGAGGGTGGATGTGGCCGTCTGCAACATGGGCCTGAAGGAGCTGGCGCAGGTGATGCCTTCCGTGGCGGCGTCTTTCCTGAAACCGGGCGGAAAACTCATCCCCTTCCGCGCCGATGTGCTGTGCGCGCCGGTGGAAAGCGCAGAGCGGGCCGCCGAGATTGCGTCGTGGGGCAGCCGGCCCTTGGACTTCGACTTTTCCATATTCCTGGCTGCCACGGCAAATAGCGTTCTGGAGCAAGCGCTGCAAGACACGGAGCTGCTCTCTCCGGGGCAGAATTTCGCTGCGCTGGACTTTGCGCGCGACCCGGGCGAAATGGCCGCGGCGTTGTCATTCCGGGTGGCGCGCCACGGCACGATGAACGGAATTGGCGTTTGGCACGTGCAGCATTTCGCCGACGGAATCAGCACCACGATCGGTCCGCCAACCAGGCTTTCCCAGGTGTGGGGAAACCAGCTTTTGCCACTGGAGCAGTCTTTCCCGGTCGAAGCCGGCGACGAGGTTTCCATCTGGCTGCAAACTGGCACGGGCGGTTGGGGCGCAACGTGGAACTGGAAGGTCACGGTGCGTGATGGCGGCGGGAACGTCAGGGCCCGCACCGCCCAATCCACGCTCTTCGGCGACCTGCATTCCAAGCGCGCCCTGGCGCGGACCGCGCCTGATTTTGTGCCGCAGCTTTCCAGTTCCGGAGAGGCGGCACGGCTCGTGCTCGAAGGCTGCGCGGCCGGCCTGGCCATCGCTGCGATCCAGCGCCGGCTCTGCGCGCGTTTCCCTCGCCTGTTTCCGGGCGGCGAGACCGCGGCCGCGTTCGTGGCGGAAATCCTGGAAAAGTACGCGCCCTAG
- a CDS encoding lasso RiPP family leader peptide-containing protein: protein MAPARSNADSGQKKKEKYAPPRLVAYGKLQDLTRGGGRRGADVAGPNTMMCWVAEAVYGRDDLRTHLLRAWLVGPYLQTRLGAVVVAAYRTFGRPVAAIARRSAWVKGVLRPVLDGGVRRAQRHYLGN from the coding sequence GTGGCGCCTGCTCGCAGCAATGCGGATTCCGGCCAGAAAAAAAAGGAGAAATACGCTCCCCCGCGGCTCGTGGCGTACGGCAAGCTCCAGGACCTGACGCGCGGCGGCGGCAGGAGGGGCGCCGACGTCGCCGGTCCCAACACGATGATGTGCTGGGTAGCGGAGGCGGTTTACGGCCGGGATGATCTGCGCACGCATCTTCTGCGCGCCTGGCTGGTTGGCCCGTACTTGCAGACTCGCCTCGGGGCGGTTGTAGTGGCGGCGTATCGCACCTTTGGCCGGCCGGTTGCTGCTATCGCTCGCAGGTCGGCATGGGTAAAGGGAGTTTTGCGCCCCGTCTTGGACGGTGGTGTGCGGCGCGCGCAACGTCACTACCTCGGCAACTAA
- a CDS encoding asparagine synthase-related protein has protein sequence MSAIVGVWRRDGGPAPSADLERMLAACPRNTRGSTWSWDDGPFAVAGVGASSRANDDDCVAAVCGAVYAAGEGRGALLRKDESDAQIILDRYRSFADEFLRGVRGSFTAAVHDRSRHTLLLARDWFGHRPIYYAIVGGAVYFSSYIRPLLTVVPFLRPNEEAIADLLLWGSTSSPEQTFFDGILAVPPGRMVEFTAAGVSVHAAQDVDRFRTIRCNDDYEAAELLRDAVLEAVRRTIARASAVAVSVSGGLDSSAIYCGVRDLRQRGLAGAQLRGYTFHFPGDHLADEMAYLRLLEEGGNTIRRITAHPGWLESASLATWSSEAPVLFAQLNSEYRLLRAAAEDGCDALLDGGFGDQAVGNHAYWLDLLFSFRWKRLLRDMREQPLWQDDTTLKDWIDPLQPSLQRLLIPEFLLPVARRIRHMADADDSPKWYSSRLRRLAQERACSQPSPRIAANSHHAVDLYRMSHQRYYLHLWETALKRAAEFGIELGHPFTDPDLLQLLMALPGDQVSVGGVFRGLFREAMRGILPEPIRLRRSKADFLPAVRNAARKELQTFEFGRNMAVVEMGMVELGALRRDLPRMLRLINDRNDICAPREVMNLLALEIWLRVYFRGERPQAASVAPDLVAQPA, from the coding sequence GTGAGCGCCATTGTTGGCGTCTGGCGACGCGACGGCGGCCCCGCACCCAGCGCCGACTTGGAGCGGATGCTGGCCGCCTGCCCACGCAACACCAGGGGTTCGACATGGAGCTGGGACGACGGCCCATTTGCCGTAGCCGGCGTCGGCGCGAGCTCGAGAGCGAACGACGACGATTGCGTCGCAGCAGTCTGTGGTGCTGTCTATGCGGCCGGTGAGGGCCGCGGAGCGCTTTTACGCAAGGACGAAAGTGACGCGCAAATAATTCTGGACCGATACCGCTCGTTTGCCGACGAGTTTCTAAGGGGCGTTCGAGGCAGCTTCACAGCGGCAGTACATGACCGATCCAGACACACGCTCCTGCTGGCGCGCGATTGGTTCGGACACCGCCCGATCTACTACGCGATCGTCGGCGGAGCCGTTTACTTTTCCTCCTACATTCGCCCGTTGCTGACCGTAGTTCCGTTCCTGCGTCCGAACGAGGAAGCGATTGCCGACCTCCTCCTCTGGGGAAGCACAAGTTCACCGGAGCAGACTTTTTTCGACGGGATTCTGGCCGTGCCTCCTGGGAGGATGGTCGAATTCACCGCCGCAGGCGTTAGTGTTCACGCCGCGCAAGATGTGGATCGGTTCCGAACGATTCGTTGCAACGACGATTACGAGGCGGCTGAGCTGTTGCGTGACGCGGTTCTTGAGGCCGTCCGAAGAACGATTGCGCGGGCTTCCGCCGTGGCGGTCTCTGTCAGCGGTGGCCTGGATTCTTCCGCCATCTACTGTGGAGTAAGGGACCTGCGGCAACGGGGGCTGGCCGGCGCACAACTTCGCGGCTACACCTTCCATTTTCCCGGCGACCACCTCGCCGACGAGATGGCCTACCTGCGTCTCTTGGAGGAGGGCGGCAACACGATTCGCCGAATCACCGCGCATCCCGGCTGGCTAGAATCGGCGAGCCTGGCAACGTGGTCGTCGGAGGCGCCCGTTTTATTCGCTCAACTGAACTCGGAATACCGGCTGCTACGCGCCGCCGCCGAAGACGGTTGCGATGCGCTGCTCGACGGTGGTTTTGGGGACCAGGCGGTAGGAAATCACGCGTACTGGCTCGATCTCCTCTTCAGCTTCAGGTGGAAGCGCCTGTTGCGCGATATGAGGGAGCAGCCGCTCTGGCAGGACGATACAACGCTCAAAGACTGGATCGATCCTCTCCAACCGAGTCTGCAGCGGCTCTTGATACCTGAATTCCTGCTGCCCGTGGCAAGGCGGATACGGCACATGGCCGATGCCGACGACTCTCCGAAGTGGTATTCCAGCCGGCTCCGCCGCCTCGCGCAGGAGCGCGCCTGCTCGCAGCCATCACCGCGGATCGCAGCCAACTCGCATCACGCGGTGGACCTCTACCGAATGTCGCACCAGCGTTACTATTTGCACCTCTGGGAGACGGCGCTCAAGCGCGCTGCTGAATTTGGAATCGAACTTGGGCATCCGTTCACTGATCCCGACCTGCTGCAGCTCCTGATGGCGCTCCCCGGTGACCAGGTGAGCGTGGGAGGCGTGTTCCGCGGTTTGTTCCGTGAGGCGATGCGCGGCATCCTTCCCGAACCAATACGGCTGCGCCGCTCCAAGGCGGACTTCCTGCCGGCGGTCCGGAATGCGGCGAGGAAAGAGCTGCAGACGTTCGAGTTCGGAAGGAATATGGCTGTGGTCGAAATGGGCATGGTAGAGCTGGGGGCCCTCCGGCGCGATCTGCCGCGCATGCTCCGCCTCATCAACGATCGCAACGACATTTGCGCTCCGCGGGAAGTCATGAACCTGCTTGCACTGGAGATCTGGCTCCGGGTCTACTTTCGGGGCGAACGGCCTCAGGCAGCCTCCGTTGCGCCAGACCTTGTTGCGCAACCAGCCTAG
- a CDS encoding lasso peptide biosynthesis B2 protein, whose amino-acid sequence MLLRFLRRPWIEQRLLLRALAWTLLYAIWIRIASGRRVAMALRESSPGRASASRIRPAIAQITWAVTGVAAHVPAANCFVQSLVGRRMLLKAGYPAELRLGVRNHRDFEAHAWIESNGKTLLPIPHPESDYAELPLRRTVRERV is encoded by the coding sequence ATGCTGCTGCGATTCCTTCGCCGACCCTGGATTGAGCAACGCCTGCTCCTCCGGGCGCTTGCCTGGACGCTGCTTTACGCCATCTGGATCCGGATTGCCTCGGGGCGTCGTGTGGCCATGGCGCTCCGCGAAAGCAGCCCTGGGCGCGCTTCTGCTTCTCGAATACGCCCGGCGATCGCCCAGATCACCTGGGCAGTTACCGGCGTCGCTGCGCACGTTCCCGCAGCCAACTGCTTCGTCCAGTCACTGGTAGGCCGCCGCATGTTGCTCAAGGCGGGCTACCCGGCCGAGTTGCGCCTGGGTGTGCGCAACCACCGCGACTTTGAGGCGCACGCCTGGATCGAATCAAACGGGAAGACGCTGTTGCCCATCCCTCATCCAGAGTCGGACTATGCTGAGCTTCCGCTGCGCCGGACTGTCCGGGAGCGCGTCTAG
- a CDS encoding PEP-CTERM sorting domain-containing protein (PEP-CTERM proteins occur, often in large numbers, in the proteomes of bacteria that also encode an exosortase, a predicted intramembrane cysteine proteinase. The presence of a PEP-CTERM domain at a protein's C-terminus predicts cleavage within the sorting domain, followed by covalent anchoring to some some component of the (usually Gram-negative) cell surface. Many PEP-CTERM proteins exhibit an unusual sequence composition that includes large numbers of potential glycosylation sites. Expression of one such protein has been shown restore the ability of a bacterium to form floc, a type of biofilm.) — protein sequence MAVLKKIGPALIAVALMLSAVSARADLQVFNDAASWSARSIVNGTVNFNGIAPTGSYVNLGKDFTIGGIVFHADTYGTYVVDSAFNPSLYTNWGTGGGILQVGANSTLTMTIPSSSAFSLQLMTFEPFGATFTISVYNGNTLLATYQVFSANYPAPTFFGIGSPDEQMFNKIVITSTGAYQLFDNIAYGIDPPPTNETLVPEPASFLLLGTGLTGLGYLARKRVRQ from the coding sequence ATGGCTGTGCTCAAAAAGATCGGGCCGGCGCTCATCGCAGTAGCACTCATGCTTTCAGCGGTTTCGGCCCGCGCCGACCTGCAAGTATTCAACGACGCGGCGTCGTGGAGTGCGCGCTCTATCGTGAACGGTACTGTGAATTTTAACGGTATTGCGCCTACCGGCAGCTACGTGAACCTCGGCAAGGACTTCACCATCGGCGGCATCGTGTTCCACGCCGACACGTACGGAACGTACGTGGTTGATTCGGCGTTCAATCCGAGCCTCTACACCAACTGGGGCACGGGCGGCGGCATCTTGCAGGTGGGGGCGAACTCGACGCTGACCATGACGATTCCGTCCTCCAGCGCCTTCAGCCTTCAGCTGATGACGTTCGAGCCGTTCGGCGCCACCTTCACGATCTCGGTCTACAACGGCAACACGCTTCTGGCCACCTATCAGGTGTTCTCGGCGAATTACCCGGCGCCGACCTTCTTCGGCATCGGCTCGCCGGATGAACAGATGTTCAACAAGATCGTGATCACGAGCACCGGCGCGTACCAGCTGTTCGACAACATCGCGTACGGCATTGACCCGCCGCCCACGAACGAGACACTGGTTCCTGAGCCGGCGTCGTTCCTGCTGCTGGGTACCGGCCTAACCGGGCTGGGCTACCTGGCGCGCAAGCGGGTTCGCCAGTAA
- a CDS encoding nucleotidyltransferase family protein — translation MKPPAEKPAVAPDVLAFLLACARLQPSASDIACMRAAFGNEQNWAALLSALEWHGLVPLAARRVSAAAFDVPASVRRALRARRHAIAGINLFLARELERVTDALGAERVNALPFKGPSLAMAAFGDVSLRQFSDLDIIVAERQLPAAIGVLEAAGYELKPGFRLTAAETRLYLRQGYHLPLRHRDHGTELELHWQVAGGAYRVFVSFEELWERRTEVVLGSRPMPALCAEDHLLLLVINAAKEMWDRVSRVADCAGLLSRCSDFDWERTTKRARTMGAERMLLLGTHLAATHLAAPLPAQIRRRCENDPGVANVSARLPRVWHEQISCDDARATSHAFYGRCLDFSSQRFSYALLLLLQPSLNDVRAFRLPAAWYFLAWFLRPFRLLAQPLGPSRKTAQSGKVAKFSGTYANPCTGTNAAAVDTGPPPTKVVSADP, via the coding sequence GTGAAGCCTCCAGCCGAGAAGCCCGCTGTCGCCCCCGATGTCCTCGCGTTTTTGCTGGCATGCGCACGCCTCCAACCTTCAGCCAGTGACATCGCCTGCATGCGAGCAGCTTTTGGCAATGAACAAAACTGGGCTGCCTTGTTGTCTGCCCTGGAATGGCACGGCCTGGTGCCGCTGGCGGCACGTCGTGTTTCCGCCGCGGCCTTCGATGTTCCAGCGTCGGTACGCAGGGCGCTGCGTGCCCGGCGACATGCCATTGCCGGAATAAATCTCTTTCTGGCGCGCGAACTCGAGCGCGTGACGGACGCGCTCGGGGCGGAGCGTGTGAACGCGCTCCCGTTCAAAGGACCGTCGCTGGCCATGGCAGCATTTGGCGATGTATCGCTCCGCCAGTTTTCTGACCTTGACATCATCGTGGCCGAGCGTCAGCTGCCGGCTGCGATCGGCGTCCTCGAAGCCGCAGGCTACGAGCTGAAACCCGGTTTTCGCCTCACCGCGGCTGAAACCCGGCTCTACCTGCGCCAGGGATACCACCTGCCGCTGCGGCATCGCGACCACGGGACGGAGCTGGAGCTGCACTGGCAGGTCGCGGGCGGCGCGTACCGCGTGTTTGTGTCGTTTGAAGAGCTTTGGGAGCGGCGGACGGAGGTAGTGCTCGGCTCGCGCCCCATGCCGGCACTGTGCGCCGAAGACCATCTGCTCCTGCTGGTGATCAACGCCGCCAAGGAGATGTGGGACCGCGTCTCACGGGTCGCCGACTGTGCCGGCCTGCTCAGCCGGTGTTCGGATTTCGACTGGGAGCGCACTACGAAGCGAGCGCGGACGATGGGCGCCGAGCGCATGCTGCTGCTGGGAACGCATCTGGCGGCAACCCACCTTGCAGCGCCGCTTCCGGCCCAGATCAGGAGGCGATGCGAAAACGATCCCGGCGTTGCGAATGTGTCGGCGAGGCTGCCGCGGGTGTGGCACGAGCAGATTTCCTGCGACGATGCCCGCGCCACCAGCCACGCGTTCTATGGCCGGTGTCTGGACTTCTCGTCCCAGCGCTTTTCCTACGCGCTTTTGCTCTTATTGCAGCCGTCGCTAAACGACGTGCGCGCTTTTCGGCTGCCCGCGGCGTGGTATTTTCTGGCCTGGTTTCTGCGCCCGTTCCGGCTTCTGGCACAACCGCTGGGGCCATCCCGGAAAACCGCCCAATCCGGCAAAGTTGCAAAATTCTCGGGTACGTATGCAAACCCCTGCACAGGTACCAACGCAGCTGCTGTGGATACCGGGCCACCGCCCACGAAAGTGGTGTCAGCCGATCCGTAA